Proteins encoded together in one Streptomyces umbrinus window:
- a CDS encoding alkene reductase, whose protein sequence is MTTAYDPIDLSGTPLANRIAMAPMTRSRAGEGGTPTDLTVEYYAQRASAGLIITEGIQPSAIGQGYPDTPGLHSDEQIAAWRKVTDAVHAAGGRIFAQLMHAGRIGHPTLLPDGLVNVGASPVPAQGQVYTHEGPLDFIAPRELTGDEVRATIGEFVTAARGAVDAGFDGVELHGANGYLIHQFLAPGSNHRTDEWGGSVENRIRFAVETVKAVAAEIGAGRTAIRLSPGNPYNDIQEPEPEPTYTALVAELEPLGLAYLHVTEAVEMRELTLALRKRFSGALVLNPATEGPTGPESLALVEDGVADLVAYGQLFLANPDLPARLRTGGPFNEPDGATFFGGDAKGYTDYPAL, encoded by the coding sequence GTGACCACTGCATACGACCCGATCGACCTGTCCGGCACACCCCTCGCCAACCGCATCGCCATGGCGCCGATGACCCGCAGCAGGGCGGGCGAGGGCGGCACCCCCACCGACCTCACCGTCGAGTACTACGCCCAGCGCGCCTCCGCGGGGCTGATCATCACCGAGGGCATCCAGCCGTCCGCGATCGGCCAGGGCTACCCGGACACCCCCGGCCTGCACAGCGACGAGCAGATCGCCGCCTGGCGGAAGGTCACCGACGCCGTGCACGCCGCCGGCGGCCGGATCTTCGCGCAGCTCATGCACGCGGGCCGGATCGGCCACCCCACCCTGCTGCCCGACGGACTCGTCAACGTCGGCGCGTCCCCCGTGCCGGCCCAGGGGCAGGTCTACACGCACGAGGGCCCCCTCGACTTCATCGCCCCGCGCGAGCTCACGGGCGACGAGGTCCGCGCCACCATCGGCGAGTTCGTGACCGCCGCGCGGGGCGCCGTCGATGCGGGCTTCGACGGGGTCGAACTGCACGGCGCCAACGGCTACTTGATCCACCAGTTCCTCGCTCCCGGCTCCAACCACCGCACCGACGAGTGGGGCGGCTCCGTCGAGAACCGCATACGGTTCGCCGTCGAGACCGTGAAGGCCGTCGCCGCCGAGATCGGTGCCGGGCGCACCGCCATCCGGCTCTCGCCCGGCAACCCGTACAACGACATCCAGGAGCCCGAGCCGGAGCCCACGTACACCGCACTGGTGGCCGAGCTGGAGCCGCTGGGCCTCGCGTATCTGCACGTCACCGAGGCGGTTGAGATGCGTGAGCTGACCCTCGCGCTGCGCAAGCGGTTCAGCGGGGCCCTCGTCCTGAACCCGGCGACCGAGGGGCCGACCGGGCCGGAGTCCCTGGCCCTCGTCGAGGACGGCGTCGCCGATCTCGTCGCGTACGGCCAGCTGTTCCTGGCCAACCCGGACCTGCCCGCCCGTCTGCGGACCGGCGGCCCGTTCAACGAGCCCGACGGGGCGACGTTCTTCGGCGGGGACGCCAAGGGCTACACGGACTACCCGGCGCTGTAA
- a CDS encoding GNAT family N-acetyltransferase produces MIRTRVTGRRVTRTVLSAEAETVAALHSRTRATYYPAGTPQDGTDWVAAWRAAIERPDGHVLCTVHEGRIVAVASFRTATGAPSDTVKLFQLHVDPDHWRTGLGSALHAECAEQWRADGKRIATLDVHVDNERARDFYARRGWVPDPENPPVAGDHHLVLRYAVGTGLRRE; encoded by the coding sequence ATGATCAGAACCCGTGTGACCGGCCGCCGCGTGACGAGAACCGTGCTGTCGGCAGAGGCGGAGACCGTCGCCGCACTGCACTCCCGGACACGGGCGACGTACTACCCGGCCGGGACACCGCAGGACGGCACGGACTGGGTCGCGGCCTGGCGCGCCGCCATCGAGCGCCCCGACGGACACGTGCTGTGCACGGTCCACGAGGGCCGCATCGTGGCCGTCGCCTCGTTCCGCACCGCGACGGGCGCGCCCTCGGACACCGTGAAGCTGTTCCAGCTCCATGTCGACCCGGACCACTGGCGTACGGGCCTGGGGAGCGCGCTGCACGCCGAGTGCGCGGAGCAGTGGCGGGCCGACGGCAAGCGGATCGCGACGCTCGACGTGCACGTGGACAACGAGCGGGCCCGGGACTTCTACGCCCGCCGGGGCTGGGTACCGGATCCGGAGAACCCGCCGGTCGCGGGCGATCACCATCTCGTCCTGCGGTACGCGGTGGGCACCGGGCTCCGCCGGGAATGA
- the ectA gene encoding diaminobutyrate acetyltransferase, translating to MTAAQADLQAEFLEMPEGLRIDRPHVVDGAALWRIAKDSGNLDLNSSYSYLLWCRDFAGTSAVARTADGEPVAFVTGYIRPERPHTLLVWQVAVDAEQRGRGLAAALLDGLTLRIARTHELTTVETTITPGNTASERLFTSYAGRHGATVEREVLFDTAHFPDGPHDPEVLYRIGPLSH from the coding sequence ATGACCGCCGCACAAGCAGACCTGCAAGCGGAATTCCTGGAAATGCCGGAAGGGCTGCGGATCGACCGTCCGCACGTGGTGGACGGAGCCGCGCTCTGGCGCATTGCCAAGGACTCCGGGAACCTCGACCTGAACTCCTCCTACAGCTACCTGCTGTGGTGCCGTGACTTCGCCGGCACCTCCGCGGTGGCGCGTACGGCCGACGGCGAGCCGGTCGCCTTCGTCACCGGCTACATCCGGCCGGAGCGCCCGCACACGCTTCTCGTGTGGCAGGTGGCCGTCGACGCGGAACAGCGCGGACGCGGCCTCGCCGCCGCGCTCCTCGACGGACTGACCCTGCGGATCGCCCGCACACACGAGCTGACCACCGTCGAGACCACCATCACCCCGGGCAACACCGCCTCCGAGCGCCTGTTCACGTCGTACGCCGGACGCCACGGAGCGACCGTCGAGCGTGAGGTCCTGTTCGACACAGCGCACTTCCCCGACGGACCGCACGACCCAGAGGTGCTGTACCGCATCGGCCCCCTGTCGCACTGA
- a CDS encoding pyridoxal-phosphate-dependent aminotransferase family protein: protein MTHPLLDLAPLSAAHFASIEDRVARLLSTEQDVLITQGEALLPLEGAIRGAAGPGTTALNVITGPYGQTFGDWLRDCGATVYDLAVPFHTAVTAAQIQEAFAEHPEIDFVSLVHAEAATGNTNPVAEIGEAVRAHGALFYLDAVASIGAEPVLPDAWGVDLCVIGAQKAMGGPAGVSAVSVSARAWARMAANPHAPRRSYLSLLDWKERWIDGGRRALLHAPAQLEMLALEACVVRIEEEGLDTVMSRHAAAAAATREGVLALGAGFEPYVYEASAAAPVATTLRTPVGVDASAVVARALAADPSLPLAAGGGALAKEMIRVNHYGPAATLDSVQSSLSALRAALAEG, encoded by the coding sequence GTGACCCACCCCCTCCTGGACCTGGCACCGCTGAGCGCCGCGCACTTCGCGTCGATCGAGGACCGTGTCGCGCGGCTGCTCTCCACCGAGCAGGACGTGCTGATCACCCAGGGAGAGGCGCTGTTGCCGCTGGAAGGAGCCATTCGCGGCGCCGCAGGGCCCGGCACGACGGCTCTCAACGTGATCACCGGTCCGTACGGGCAGACGTTCGGCGACTGGCTGAGGGACTGCGGCGCGACGGTGTACGACCTGGCCGTCCCCTTCCACACCGCGGTCACGGCCGCACAGATCCAGGAGGCCTTCGCCGAGCACCCCGAGATCGACTTCGTCTCCCTCGTCCACGCGGAGGCTGCCACCGGCAACACCAACCCGGTCGCGGAGATCGGCGAGGCCGTACGGGCGCACGGTGCCCTGTTCTACCTGGACGCGGTGGCGTCGATCGGTGCGGAGCCGGTGCTGCCGGACGCGTGGGGCGTGGACCTGTGTGTGATCGGCGCCCAGAAGGCGATGGGCGGGCCGGCCGGGGTCTCCGCGGTCTCGGTGAGCGCGCGCGCCTGGGCCCGCATGGCCGCCAACCCGCACGCTCCGCGCCGCTCCTACCTCTCCCTCCTGGACTGGAAGGAGCGCTGGATCGACGGCGGTCGGCGGGCGCTCCTGCATGCCCCGGCCCAGTTGGAGATGCTCGCGCTGGAGGCGTGCGTGGTCCGTATCGAGGAGGAGGGGCTCGACACGGTGATGTCCCGCCACGCTGCGGCGGCCGCCGCCACCCGGGAGGGGGTGCTGGCGCTGGGCGCCGGGTTCGAGCCGTACGTGTACGAGGCCTCTGCGGCGGCTCCGGTCGCCACGACGTTGCGTACACCTGTGGGGGTCGACGCCTCCGCCGTGGTGGCCAGGGCGTTGGCCGCCGACCCCTCGTTGCCGTTGGCCGCGGGTGGCGGTGCCCTGGCCAAGGAGATGATCCGGGTCAACCACTACGGCCCCGCGGCGACCCTGGACTCCGTCCAGTCCTCCCTCTCCGCGCTGCGCGCCGCGCTGGCAGAGGGCTGA
- the ectB gene encoding diaminobutyrate--2-oxoglutarate transaminase, which yields MTITQPDLSVFETLESEVRSYCRAWPTVFDRAQGSRMFDEDGHEYLDFFAGAGSLNYGHNNPVLKRALIDYLERDGVTHGLDMSTTAKRGFLESFQNLVLRPRDLPYKVMFPGPTGTNAVESALKLARKVKGRESIVSFTNAFHGMSLGSLAVTGNAFKRAGAGIPLVHGTPMPFDNYFEGKVEDFLWFERLLEDQGSGLNKPAAVIVETVQGEGGINVARPEWLRALSELCERQDMLLIVDDIQMGCGRTGAFFSFEEAGITPDIVTVSKSISGYGLPMSLCLFKPELDIWEPGEHNGTFRGNNPAFVTAAAALETYWSDGPAMEKQTRTRGEQVEEAFISITEENLADVKEYRGRGLVWGMEFHDKARAGLVAKRAFELGLLIETSGPESEVVKLLPALTITPEELDEGLRILARAVRETA from the coding sequence GTGACCATCACCCAGCCCGACCTGAGCGTCTTCGAGACCCTGGAGTCGGAGGTGCGCAGCTACTGCCGTGCCTGGCCCACCGTCTTCGACAGGGCGCAGGGCAGCCGCATGTTCGACGAGGACGGCCATGAGTACCTCGACTTCTTCGCCGGCGCCGGATCGCTCAACTACGGGCACAACAACCCCGTACTGAAACGCGCCCTCATCGACTACCTGGAACGCGACGGCGTCACGCACGGTCTCGACATGTCGACGACCGCGAAGCGCGGGTTCCTGGAGTCGTTCCAGAACCTGGTGCTGCGGCCCCGCGACCTGCCGTACAAGGTCATGTTCCCGGGCCCGACCGGCACCAACGCCGTCGAGTCCGCGCTGAAGCTGGCCCGGAAGGTCAAGGGGCGCGAGTCGATCGTCTCCTTCACCAATGCCTTCCACGGCATGTCGCTCGGCTCGCTCGCCGTGACCGGCAACGCCTTCAAGCGGGCCGGCGCCGGCATCCCGCTCGTGCACGGCACACCGATGCCCTTCGACAACTACTTCGAGGGCAAGGTCGAGGACTTCCTCTGGTTCGAGCGGCTCCTGGAGGACCAGGGCTCCGGCCTCAACAAGCCCGCCGCGGTGATTGTCGAGACCGTGCAGGGCGAGGGCGGCATCAACGTCGCCCGCCCGGAGTGGCTGCGCGCCCTGTCCGAGCTGTGCGAGCGCCAGGACATGCTGCTGATCGTCGACGACATCCAGATGGGCTGCGGCCGGACCGGGGCGTTCTTCTCCTTCGAGGAGGCGGGCATCACCCCCGACATCGTCACCGTCTCCAAGTCCATCAGCGGCTACGGACTGCCCATGTCCCTCTGCCTGTTCAAGCCCGAGCTGGACATCTGGGAGCCGGGCGAGCACAACGGCACGTTCCGCGGCAACAACCCCGCGTTCGTGACGGCCGCCGCCGCGCTGGAGACGTACTGGTCCGACGGTCCCGCCATGGAGAAGCAGACCCGTACCCGTGGCGAGCAGGTCGAGGAGGCGTTCATCTCGATCACCGAGGAGAACCTCGCCGACGTCAAGGAGTACCGCGGCCGGGGCCTGGTCTGGGGCATGGAGTTCCACGACAAGGCGCGCGCGGGCCTTGTCGCCAAGCGGGCCTTCGAACTCGGCCTGCTCATCGAGACGTCGGGCCCGGAGAGCGAGGTCGTGAAACTCCTCCCGGCGCTCACCATCACCCCCGAGGAACTGGACGAGGGCCTGCGCATCCTCGCCCGCGCCGTCCGCGAGACGGCCTGA
- a CDS encoding RNA polymerase sigma factor: protein MVVPVEPTLHKSERPPADAELHRRLVYGDESALSEAYAAYGGLVRRIARRVTNSPAAAEDVAQEVFAQLWSRPYAFDARRGSLRTWLSVLAHRRAVDWVRSEARHRKAAGADDSALHAIPDTGPGPDEAVVDRERSLLLHSALAELPQPQREVVHLAYFAGRTYRQAAVELGIPEGTAKTRLRSALRKLAETLAEPPDPAWERGA, encoded by the coding sequence GTGGTGGTGCCGGTGGAGCCAACTCTCCACAAGTCCGAACGGCCGCCCGCGGATGCGGAGTTGCATCGGCGGCTGGTGTACGGCGACGAGTCCGCGCTGTCCGAGGCCTACGCGGCGTACGGCGGGCTCGTGCGACGGATCGCCCGGCGCGTCACGAACAGCCCGGCGGCCGCCGAGGACGTGGCGCAGGAGGTCTTCGCCCAGCTGTGGAGCAGGCCGTACGCGTTCGACGCGCGCCGGGGTTCGCTGCGCACCTGGCTGTCCGTGCTCGCGCACCGGCGGGCCGTGGACTGGGTGCGCAGCGAGGCCCGGCACCGCAAGGCCGCCGGGGCGGACGACTCCGCGCTGCACGCCATCCCCGACACCGGGCCCGGGCCCGACGAGGCCGTCGTCGACCGCGAGCGCTCGCTGCTGCTGCACTCCGCGCTGGCCGAACTCCCGCAACCGCAGCGGGAGGTGGTCCACCTCGCCTACTTCGCGGGCCGCACCTACCGCCAGGCCGCCGTCGAGCTCGGCATCCCGGAGGGCACCGCCAAGACCCGCCTACGGTCCGCGCTGCGCAAGTTGGCCGAGACTTTGGCCGAGCCGCCGGATCCGGCGTGGGAAAGGGGCGCATGA
- a CDS encoding ectoine synthase yields MIVRSFKEIEGTDRHVKSASGTWESKRIVLAKERVGFSVHETILYAGTETSMWYANHIEAVVCVEGEAELTDDETGEKYTITPGTMYLLDGHERHTMRIKEDFRCICVFNPPVTGREDHDENGVYPLLTEPEEV; encoded by the coding sequence GTGATAGTCCGTTCGTTCAAGGAGATCGAAGGCACTGACCGACACGTGAAATCGGCGTCGGGTACCTGGGAGAGCAAGCGCATCGTCCTCGCCAAGGAGAGGGTCGGCTTCTCCGTGCACGAGACGATCCTCTACGCGGGTACCGAGACGTCGATGTGGTACGCGAACCACATCGAGGCCGTCGTCTGCGTCGAGGGCGAGGCCGAACTCACCGACGACGAGACCGGCGAGAAGTACACGATCACGCCGGGAACCATGTACCTCCTCGACGGGCACGAGAGGCACACGATGCGGATCAAGGAGGACTTCCGCTGCATCTGTGTCTTCAATCCGCCGGTGACCGGACGGGAGGACCATGACGAGAACGGCGTCTACCCCCTGCTGACCGAGCCCGAGGAGGTCTGA
- a CDS encoding aminotransferase class V-fold PLP-dependent enzyme — METFETLVRAEFAAKNTYLNTASTGLLPARAVDAMRVGVESVAAGQPQDMFADVEAARAAFARLVGVPDRRVAAGASVAVYSGLIAASLPEGAEVLTAEADFTSVVNPFHVRSDLKVRTVPLERIPESVRPGTALVAVSAAQSADGRIVDLPALREAAREHGARTYLDASQATGWLPVEADAYDYVSSVAFKWLVCPRGVAFLVVPEDLGGLNPIFAGWVAGEHPWDSCYGPVEELAHSARRFDESPSLFSYAGARHSLELIEELGVDAVHAHDLALADRFRAGLAGLGQEPVPAPGSAIVSVPGLGHRQPELSRAGIEVSDRAGNLRAAFHLYNTAADVDRLLDVLSG; from the coding sequence ATGGAGACCTTCGAGACCCTCGTCCGAGCCGAGTTCGCCGCGAAGAACACCTATCTCAACACCGCGAGCACCGGGCTGCTCCCGGCCCGCGCGGTCGACGCCATGCGGGTCGGCGTCGAGTCCGTGGCGGCCGGGCAGCCGCAGGACATGTTCGCCGACGTGGAGGCGGCCCGCGCCGCCTTCGCCCGTCTCGTCGGAGTCCCGGACCGCCGTGTCGCGGCCGGGGCCTCCGTCGCCGTCTACAGCGGACTGATCGCCGCCTCGCTGCCCGAGGGCGCCGAAGTCCTCACCGCCGAGGCCGACTTCACCTCCGTGGTGAACCCCTTCCACGTGCGCAGCGACCTCAAGGTGCGCACCGTGCCGCTGGAGCGGATCCCCGAGTCGGTGCGCCCCGGCACCGCGCTCGTCGCGGTCAGCGCCGCACAGTCCGCGGACGGCCGGATCGTCGATCTGCCCGCGCTGCGCGAGGCAGCGCGGGAGCACGGGGCCCGTACGTACCTCGACGCGTCCCAGGCCACCGGATGGCTGCCCGTCGAGGCGGACGCGTACGACTATGTGTCCTCCGTCGCCTTCAAGTGGCTCGTCTGCCCGCGGGGCGTGGCTTTCCTGGTCGTTCCGGAGGACCTGGGAGGACTGAACCCGATCTTCGCGGGCTGGGTCGCGGGAGAGCACCCCTGGGACAGCTGCTACGGGCCGGTCGAGGAACTCGCCCACTCCGCACGGCGGTTCGACGAGAGCCCGAGCCTCTTCTCGTACGCGGGCGCCCGTCACTCGCTGGAGCTGATCGAGGAGTTGGGCGTGGACGCCGTGCACGCCCATGACCTCGCCCTCGCCGACCGCTTCCGCGCGGGCCTGGCCGGCCTGGGGCAGGAGCCGGTTCCGGCGCCGGGCTCCGCGATCGTCTCCGTGCCCGGACTCGGCCACCGGCAGCCGGAGTTGAGCCGGGCGGGCATCGAAGTCTCGGACCGCGCGGGCAACTTGAGGGCCGCGTTCCACCTGTACAACACGGCCGCGGACGTCGATCGTCTGCTGGACGTCCTGTCGGGCTGA
- the thpD gene encoding ectoine hydroxylase — MTTITDLYPSRGTSEVSVPRQDPVVWSEPGTPGPIPGADLQSYERDGFLAVDRIIGEDEVALYHAELERLVTDPAIRADERSIVEPKSQEIRSVFEVHKISEIFAQLVRDERVVGRARQILGSDVYVHQSRINVKPGFGASGFYWHSDFETWHAEDGLPNMRTVSVSIALTENYDTNGGLMIMPGSHNTFLGCSGATPKDNYKKSLQMQDAGTPSDEALTKFASKHGIKLFTGRAGSATWFDCNCMHGSGDNITPFPRSNVFIVFNSVENTAVEPFSAPVRRPEFIGARDFTPVR; from the coding sequence ATGACGACGATCACCGACCTGTATCCCAGTCGCGGTACCAGCGAGGTGTCCGTGCCCCGGCAGGACCCGGTCGTGTGGAGCGAGCCCGGCACGCCGGGACCGATCCCCGGGGCCGACCTGCAGTCGTACGAGCGTGACGGGTTCCTCGCCGTCGACCGGATCATCGGCGAGGACGAGGTCGCGCTCTACCACGCGGAGCTGGAGCGTCTGGTGACGGATCCGGCGATCCGTGCCGACGAGCGCTCGATCGTGGAGCCGAAGTCGCAGGAGATCCGCTCGGTCTTCGAGGTCCACAAGATCAGTGAGATCTTCGCCCAGCTCGTACGCGACGAGCGCGTGGTCGGCCGCGCCCGGCAGATCCTCGGCTCGGACGTGTACGTCCACCAGTCGCGGATCAACGTCAAGCCCGGCTTCGGTGCGAGCGGCTTCTACTGGCACTCGGACTTCGAGACCTGGCACGCCGAGGACGGCCTGCCGAACATGCGCACCGTGTCCGTCTCGATCGCGCTGACCGAGAACTACGACACCAACGGCGGTCTCATGATCATGCCGGGGTCGCACAACACGTTCCTCGGCTGTTCCGGAGCCACGCCGAAGGACAACTACAAGAAGTCGCTGCAGATGCAGGACGCGGGCACGCCCTCCGACGAGGCGCTCACCAAGTTCGCGTCCAAGCACGGCATCAAGCTCTTCACGGGCAGGGCCGGCTCGGCGACCTGGTTCGACTGCAACTGCATGCACGGTTCGGGCGACAACATCACGCCGTTCCCGCGCTCGAACGTCTTCATCGTGTTCAACAGCGTGGAGAACACGGCGGTGGAGCCGTTCTCGGCACCGGTACGCCGGCCCGAGTTCATCGGGGCCAGGGACTTCACTCCGGTGCGATGA
- a CDS encoding DsbA family oxidoreductase, producing the protein MRVEIWSDIACPWCYVGKARFEKALDAFPHRDDIEVVHRSFELDPGRAKTDIQPVIKMLTKKYGMSEAQAQAGEENLGTQAAAEGLEYRTRDRDHGNTFDMHRLLHLAKERGRQDELIQVFYKANFAEERSVFGDDERLVELAVSAGLDADEARKVLADPAAYADEVRADEREAAELGANGVPFFVLDRKYGVSGAQPAEVFAQALEQAWGSHSPLKLIQQDDAEACGPDGCAVPQN; encoded by the coding sequence ATGCGCGTCGAGATCTGGAGCGACATCGCCTGCCCGTGGTGCTACGTGGGCAAGGCCCGCTTCGAGAAGGCGCTCGACGCCTTCCCGCACCGCGACGACATCGAGGTGGTGCACCGCTCCTTCGAGCTCGACCCCGGGCGCGCCAAGACCGACATCCAGCCGGTGATCAAGATGCTCACCAAGAAGTACGGGATGAGCGAGGCCCAGGCGCAGGCGGGCGAGGAGAACCTCGGCACGCAGGCCGCCGCCGAGGGTCTGGAGTACCGCACCCGGGACCGCGACCACGGCAACACCTTCGACATGCACCGGCTGCTGCACCTCGCCAAGGAGCGGGGCCGGCAGGACGAGCTGATCCAGGTCTTCTACAAGGCGAACTTCGCCGAGGAGCGGTCCGTCTTCGGCGACGACGAGCGGCTCGTGGAGCTGGCCGTCTCCGCCGGACTCGACGCCGACGAGGCCCGCAAGGTGCTCGCCGACCCGGCCGCGTACGCCGACGAGGTCCGCGCCGACGAGCGCGAGGCGGCCGAGCTGGGCGCCAACGGCGTGCCGTTCTTCGTCCTGGACCGGAAGTACGGCGTCTCCGGCGCCCAGCCCGCCGAGGTCTTCGCGCAGGCCCTGGAGCAGGCGTGGGGCAGCCACTCGCCCCTCAAGCTGATCCAGCAGGACGACGCCGAGGCGTGCGGCCCCGACGGATGCGCGGTGCCGCAGAACTGA
- a CDS encoding MarR family winged helix-turn-helix transcriptional regulator encodes MSASQEVAAPQADPVCTDKLPSAARGGPVSHAISRVARLHRTTVAKLLRGAGLYPGQEFVMMHLWDRGPVRQSDLIKAVELDPSTITKMLQRLEQSGHVTRSPDPKDRRAVLVEATEKSCGLLDEVALAWSGLEEHALAGLSPAERTQLVALLSRVEANLCTETGGCPAPGS; translated from the coding sequence ATGAGTGCCAGCCAGGAGGTCGCGGCCCCGCAGGCCGACCCCGTCTGTACCGACAAGCTGCCCTCCGCCGCGCGCGGCGGCCCGGTCAGCCACGCCATCTCACGGGTCGCCCGGCTGCACCGCACGACCGTGGCCAAGCTGCTGCGCGGGGCCGGGCTCTACCCCGGGCAGGAGTTCGTGATGATGCACCTGTGGGACCGGGGCCCGGTGCGTCAGTCGGACCTCATCAAGGCGGTCGAACTCGATCCGTCCACGATCACGAAGATGCTCCAGCGCCTCGAGCAGTCCGGGCACGTGACCCGCAGCCCGGATCCGAAGGACCGGCGCGCGGTGCTCGTCGAGGCGACCGAGAAGAGCTGCGGACTGCTCGACGAGGTCGCACTCGCCTGGTCCGGCCTGGAGGAGCACGCCCTCGCGGGTCTGAGCCCGGCCGAGCGGACCCAGCTCGTCGCTCTCCTCTCCAGGGTCGAGGCGAACCTCTGCACGGAGACGGGGGGCTGCCCGGCCCCGGGCTCGTAG
- a CDS encoding maleylpyruvate isomerase family mycothiol-dependent enzyme yields MTDDHDGVPELLAAWAFGALQPADEKVVPLHLAGCESCAAEAERLRETVRLLNVPPGTAAAGNGSPVARNGSAAVSQNGSAAGATGGGATGAGSAEASVAGGGPAGADGVLALALRSRPALPRVAEHAAPYAAAVAGLRALLREVDGHGPWGTPVVHDWDVRDTVGHLIAADEQLAVRLGLETHTPPSRTTEDASWEEAWNTRTADVIAYERTRDPQETVTAWAERAAALLATPEARDPERAARATTLMGVRLPVADHFVVRGFEAWIHTDDIGRALGLVVPPPPDAHLWQLVRLAVRILGMALGPTAPPVLFAVTAGESSTEWVLGSEDEAVRGELVLDAVDFCLLVGGRYTPDEVPRGVAGDEDVVRDVLERAAALSWL; encoded by the coding sequence GTGACCGACGACCACGACGGTGTGCCCGAGCTGCTGGCCGCCTGGGCCTTCGGCGCGCTGCAGCCCGCGGACGAGAAGGTCGTACCGCTGCATCTGGCCGGCTGCGAGAGCTGCGCGGCGGAGGCGGAACGGCTCCGCGAGACCGTACGGCTGCTGAACGTGCCACCGGGGACGGCCGCCGCCGGCAACGGATCACCCGTCGCGCGGAACGGTTCGGCCGCGGTTTCGCAGAACGGTTCGGCCGCCGGGGCGACGGGCGGCGGGGCGACGGGCGCCGGATCCGCGGAAGCGTCCGTCGCCGGTGGCGGTCCGGCCGGAGCGGACGGTGTGCTGGCCCTCGCCCTGCGCTCCCGGCCCGCCCTGCCGCGCGTCGCCGAGCACGCCGCCCCGTACGCGGCCGCCGTCGCCGGACTGCGCGCGCTGCTGCGGGAGGTGGACGGCCACGGGCCGTGGGGCACGCCCGTCGTGCACGACTGGGACGTCCGCGACACCGTCGGCCATCTGATCGCCGCCGACGAGCAACTGGCCGTGCGCCTGGGCCTGGAGACCCACACACCGCCCTCACGGACCACCGAGGACGCCTCGTGGGAGGAGGCCTGGAACACGCGGACCGCCGACGTCATCGCGTACGAGCGGACGCGCGACCCCCAGGAGACGGTGACCGCGTGGGCCGAGCGGGCCGCCGCGCTGCTGGCCACGCCCGAGGCCCGGGATCCCGAACGGGCCGCGCGCGCGACGACGTTGATGGGCGTACGGCTGCCGGTCGCCGACCACTTCGTCGTGCGCGGCTTCGAGGCGTGGATCCACACGGACGACATCGGCCGCGCGCTCGGTCTCGTGGTGCCGCCGCCCCCGGACGCCCACCTGTGGCAGCTGGTACGGCTCGCCGTCCGCATCCTCGGCATGGCTCTGGGGCCGACGGCACCGCCGGTGCTGTTCGCGGTGACGGCAGGCGAGAGCTCCACCGAGTGGGTGCTCGGCTCGGAGGACGAGGCGGTCCGGGGCGAACTCGTCCTGGACGCCGTGGACTTCTGCCTGCTCGTGGGCGGCCGGTACACACCCGACGAGGTACCGAGGGGCGTGGCGGGCGACGAGGACGTCGTACGCGACGTACTGGAGCGCGCGGCCGCCCTGTCCTGGCTGTAG